The Paramormyrops kingsleyae isolate MSU_618 chromosome 11, PKINGS_0.4, whole genome shotgun sequence genome includes a window with the following:
- the slc12a4 gene encoding solute carrier family 12 member 4 — translation MPHFTVVPVEDKTLPSYDSLEGINWVDHRDSGHSYPGHLDTVSSDGHGSHKEDSPFLNSSDSSPKRNDYYDRNLALFEEELDIRPKVSSLLSRLVSYTNITQGAKEHEEAESAESSKRKIPKSPNMGTLMGVYLPCLQNIFGIILFLRLTWIVGIAGIMQSLLIVLMCCSCTMLTAISMSAIATNGVVPAGGAYFMISRSLGPEFGGAVGLCFYLGTTFAAAMYILGAIEILLSYIFPMAAIFHTSDAHGGDSAMLNNMRVYGTICLGLMALVVLVGVRYVNKFASLFLACVIISIVSIYVGAVKSIISPPEFPICMLGNRTLVRHMFDECGKTITTGNTTVHSKLWQNFCSLGNASDPHCDEYFLQNNVTEIKGIPGLASGIIRDNLWGSYLEKGEILEKASQPTVDVHGSLENFYLYVSADITTSFTLLVGIFFPSATGIMAGSNRSGDLKDAQRSIPVGTILAITTTSLVYFSSVVLFGACIEGVVLRDKFGDAVNRNLIVGTLSWPSPWVIVIGSFFSTVGAGLQSLTGAPRLLQAIAKDNIIPFLRVFGHGKANGEPTWALLLTTLIAELGILIASLDMVAPILSMFFLMCYLFVNLACAVQTLLRTPNWRPRFKYYHWALSFLGMSMCLALMFISSWYYAIVAMGIAGMIYKYIEYQGAEKEWGDGIRGLSLSGARYALLRLEAGPPHTKNWRPQLLVLLKLDEDLHVKYPRLLTFASQLKAGKGLTIVGSVIQGNFLDSYGETQASEQAIKNMMEIEKVKGFCQVVVAAKVREGISHLIQSCGLGGMKHNAVVMGWPYGWRQSEDPGAWKTFINTVRCTTAAHLALMVPKNVSFYPSNHERFAEGHIDVWWIVHDGGMLMLLPFLLKQHKVWRKCKMRIFTVAQMDDNSIQMKKDLATFLYQLRIEAEVEVVEMHDSDISAYTYERTLMMEQRSQMLRQMRLSSAERDREAQLVKDRHSMIHMSSLYSDEEDELGEPVAERIQMTWTKEKLNGERRIRNNAPENFRELISIKPDQSNVRRMHTAVKLNEVIVNRSHDAKLVLLNMPGPPKNSEGDENYMEFLEVLTEGLERVLLVRGGGREVITIYS, via the exons GCCACGGAAGCCACAAAGAAGACAGCCCCTTCCTCAACAGCAGCGACTCGTCCCCTAAGAGAAATGACTACTATGACAGAAACCTGGCTCTATTTGAG GAGGAACTGGACATCCGGCCCAAAGTGTCGTCCCTTCTCAGCCGACTGGTCAGCTACACCAACATCACCCAGGGGGCCAAGGAGCATGAGGAAGCTGAGAGTGCCGAGTCATCTAAGAGGAAGATACCAAAG TCCCCCAACATGGGCACTCTGATGGGCGTCTATCTGCCCTGCCTCCAGAACATCTTCGGAATCATCCTCTTCCTCCGCCTTACTTGGATCGTGGGCATCGCCGGCATCATGCAGTCCCTCCTTATTGTCCTCATGTGCTGCTCCTGC acGATGCTCACAGCCATTTCAATGAGTGCCATTGCTACAAACGGCGTGGTCCCCG CCGGCGGAGCGTACTTCATGATCTCTCGCTCCCTGGGTCCTGAATTTGGGGGAGCAGTTGGTCTCTGCTTTTACCTGGGCACCACCTTCGCAGCTGCCATGTACATCTTGGGAGCCATTGAAATTCTCCTG AGCTACATCTTTCCAATGGCGGCCATATTCCACACCTCGGATGCTCATGGGGGGGACAGTGCCATGCTGAATAACATGAGGGTCTACGGCACTATCTGCCTGGGCCTCATGGCCTTGGTGGTCTTGGTGGGTGTCCGCTATGTCAACAAGTTTGCCTCCCTGTTCCTGGCCTGCGTCATAATATCCATCGTGTCCATTTATGTCGGAGCGGTCAAATCCATCATCAGTCCACCAGAGTTTCC GATATGCATGTTGGGCAATAGGACCTTAGTCAGACACATGTTTGACGAATGTGGAAAAACCATAACCACAGGCAACACCACCGTGCACAGCAAGCTGTGGCAGAACTTCTGCAGCTTAGGGAATGCAAGCGACCCACACTGTGATGAATATTTCTTACAAAACAATGTGACAGAGATCAAGGGAATCCCAGGACTGGCTAGTGGCATCATCAGAG ATAACCTGTGGGGCTCCTACCTAGAAAAAGGAGAGATCCTAGAGAAAGCAAGTCAGCCCActgtggatgtccatggctcTCTGGAAAATTTCTATCTATACGTGTCAGCAGATATCACCACTTCCTTCACTTTGCTTGTTGGTATCTTCTTTCCCTCAGCAACCG GCATCATGGCCGGTTCCAACAGATCAGGGGACCTCAAAGATGCCCAGAGGTCCATTCCTGTCGGCACCATCTTGGCAATAACTACAACATCTTTAGTTT ATTTCAGCTCAGTCGTCCTCTTTGGAGCTTGCATTGAAGGGGTGGTTCTTCGTGATAA GTTTGGGGACGCGGTGAATAGGAACCTGATAGTAGGTACCCTGTCCTGGCCGTCCCCCTGGGTCATCGTCATCGGGTCCTTCTTCTCCActgtgggggcggggctgcaGTCACTGACGGGGGCCCCTCGCCTGCTGCAGGCTATTGCCAAAGACAACATCATCCCCTTCCTCCGG GTGTTCGGCCATGGAAAGGCCAATGGGGAACCAACCTGGGCATTGCTGCTGACGACCCTGATAGCAGAGCTAGGCATCCTCATCGCCTCTCTCGACATGGTGGCCCCCATCCTCTCTAT GTTCTTCCTGATGTGCTATCTGTTTGTTAACCTCGCGTGTGCTGTTCAAACTCTCCTGCGCACGCCAAATTGGAGGCCCCGGTTCAAATACTACCATTG GGCTCTCTCCTTCCTGGGAATGAGCATGTGTCTGGCACTGATGTTCATATCATCCTGGTACTATGCTATCGTGGCCATGGGCATCGCAGGCATGATCTACAAGTACATTGAGTACCAGGG CGCGGAGAAGGAGTGGGGAGACGGAATTCGAGGCCTGTCCCTGAGTGGAGCCCGGTATGCCCTCCTACGCCTGGAGGCGGGTCCACCACACACCAAGAACTGGAG GCCccagctgctggtgctgctgaagtTGGATGAGGACCTCCATGTGAAGTACCCTCGTCTACTGACGTTCGCCTCCCAGTTAAAGGCCGGTAAGGGCCTAACCATCGTGGGCTCAGTCATCCAGGGCAACTTCCTGGATAGCTATGGAGAGACCCAGGCTTCTGAGCAG GCAATCAAGAACATGATGGAGATCGAGAAGGTGAAGGGCTTCTGCCAGGTGGTGGTGGCCGCCAAGGTGCGCGAGGGCATCTCCCATCTCATCCAGTCGTGCGGCCTGGGCGGCATGAAGCACAACGCGGTGGTGATGGGCTGGCCGTATGGCTGGAGGCAGAGCGAGGACCCCGGCGCTTGGAAGACTTTCATCA ATACAGTCCGCTGCACCACAGCCGCCCACCTGGCTCTGATGGTACCCAAGAATGTGTCCTTCTACCCCAGCAACCATGAGCGCTTCGCAGAGGGCCATATCGATGTCTGGTGGATCGTTCATGATGGAGGAATGCTGATGCTCCTGCCGTTCCTCCTCAAGCAGCACAAG GTTTGGAGGAAGTGCAAGATGCGTATCTTCACAGTGGCACAAATGGACGACAACAGCATCCAAATGAAGAAGGACTTGGCCACCTTCCTGTACCAGCTCAGGATAGAGGCTGAGGTGGAGGTGGTGGAGATG CACGACAGTGACATCTCCGCCTACACGTATGAGCGCACTCTGATGATGGAGCAGAGGTCACAGATGCTGAGGCAGATGAGATTGTCCAGTGCCGAACGAGACCGGGAG GCACAGTTAGTGAAGGACAGACACTCCATGATCCACATGAGCAGCCTGTATTCTGATGAGGAGGATGAGTTGGGGGAGCCGGTGGCAGAGAGGATCCAGATGACCTGGACGAAGGAGAAGTTGAATGGGGAGAGGAGGATCAGAAATAATGCACCAGAGAACTTCCGTGAACTCATCAGCATCAAGCC GGACCAGTCCAATGTACGACGAATGCACACAGCAGTGAAGCTCAATGAGGTGATTGTCAACAGGTCCCATGACGCCAAGTTGGTGCTGCTCAACATGCCTGGACCTCCAAAAAATTCAGAAGGGGATGAAAACT ACATGGAGTTCCTAGAAGTTTTGACTGAGGGATTGGAGCGAGTGCTACTGGTGCGAGGAGGCGGCAGAGAGGTTATCACCATCTACTCGTGA
- the dpep2 gene encoding dipeptidase 2 isoform X2, which produces MCTAQEKDAVRLTMEQIDVIHRMCSEYPELELVTSAQGLRNCTKIACLISIEGGHSIDSSLAALRMFYRLGVRSMSLTHTCNTPWAESSSRIYEFYLRKNNSLTHFGKEVVSEMNRLGMIIDLSHTSWDTAENVLEVSTAPVIFSHSSAFEVCQHLRNVPDWLLGMLKENHGIIMVNMHSGFVACGNKGNISIVADHFDHIRKVAGAESIGIGGDYDGASIFPNGLEDVSKYPALIQELLQRNWTEAEVAGVLRLNFLRVFEEVEEVRDSLKRMRPNEAEIPLSEANNPCRLILKRPKLNPVTNRAFSPSASGSLNILVLILVMVFHESSQALMCCGL; this is translated from the exons ATGTGCACCGCCCAGGAGAAGGATGCGGTCAGACTCACCATGGAGCAGATTGACGTGATCCACCGCATGTGCAGCGAGTATCCTGAGCTCGAGCTGGTCACCTCAGCCCAAG GTCTGAGAAACTGCACAAAGATTGCCTGCTTGATAAGCATCGAAGGGGGACATTCCATAGACAGCAGCCTAGCCGCCCTGCGAATGTTCTACCGGCTGGGCGTGAGGTCCATGTCTCTGACGCACACGTGCAACACCCCCTG GGCAGAATCATCTTCACGCATCTATGAATTTTATCTGAGAAAAAACAATAGCCTAACACATTTTGGAAAG GAAGTGGTGTCGGAGATGAATCGGTTGGGGATGATCATCGACCTGTCCCACACCTCCTGGGATACAGCTGAGAATGTTCTGGAAGTCTCCACAGCCCCCGTCATCTTCAGCCACTCATCTGCCTTTGAAGTGTGCCAGCACCTGCGCAACGTTCCCGACTGGCTGCTTGGAATGCTG AAAGAAAACCATGGGATTATTATGGTCAACATGCACAGTGGGTTTGTGGCCTGTGGTAATAAGGGAAATATCTCCATCGTGGCTG aTCATTTTGATCACATCAGAAAAGTGGCAGGAGCTGAATCAATAGGAATCGGGGGGGATTACGATGGTGCTTCCAT ATTCCCTAATGGGTTGGAAGATGTCTCCAAGTATCCTGCCTTGATCCAGGAGCTTCTGCAGAGAAACTGGACCGAGGCTGAGGTGGCTGGGGTCCTGAGACTAAACTTCCTGAGGGTCTTTGAAGAGGTGGAGGAA GTACGAGACTCATTGAAAAGGATGAGACCGAATGAGGCTGAGATCCCTTTGTCGGAAGCAAACAACCCCTGTCGCCTGATTTTAAAAAGGCCCAAACTAAACCCGGTTACTAACCGGGCTTTTTCTCCAAGTGCCAGTGGTAGTTtgaatatacttgttttgaTCTTAGTGATGGTGTTTCACGAGTCCAGTCAGGCTCTTATGTGCTGTGGACTGTGA
- the dpep2 gene encoding dipeptidase 2 isoform X1 — MSPRTSCKIGWTVFFYTFIGLASGSGPIHRALRLMREYPLIDGHNDLALQLRILHNNRLNQIDLHNISNVATDINRLKEGHIGTQVFSAYVMCTAQEKDAVRLTMEQIDVIHRMCSEYPELELVTSAQGLRNCTKIACLISIEGGHSIDSSLAALRMFYRLGVRSMSLTHTCNTPWAESSSRIYEFYLRKNNSLTHFGKEVVSEMNRLGMIIDLSHTSWDTAENVLEVSTAPVIFSHSSAFEVCQHLRNVPDWLLGMLKENHGIIMVNMHSGFVACGNKGNISIVADHFDHIRKVAGAESIGIGGDYDGASIFPNGLEDVSKYPALIQELLQRNWTEAEVAGVLRLNFLRVFEEVEEVRDSLKRMRPNEAEIPLSEANNPCRLILKRPKLNPVTNRAFSPSASGSLNILVLILVMVFHESSQALMCCGL, encoded by the exons ATGTCACCCCGGACATCCTGCAAAATTGGATGGACGGTGTTTTTTTACACTTTCATCGGATTGGCGTCAGGGTCCGGCCCGATACATAGAGCACTGCGACTGATGAGAGAATATCCACTTATTGACGG ACACAACGACCTTGCTCTGCAGTTAAGAATCCTTCATAATAACAGATTGAACCAAATcgacctacacaatattagcAATGTTGCCACAGATATAAATCGTCTGAAAGAAGGACACATCGGAACACAG GTGTTTTCTGCCTATGTCATGTGCACCGCCCAGGAGAAGGATGCGGTCAGACTCACCATGGAGCAGATTGACGTGATCCACCGCATGTGCAGCGAGTATCCTGAGCTCGAGCTGGTCACCTCAGCCCAAG GTCTGAGAAACTGCACAAAGATTGCCTGCTTGATAAGCATCGAAGGGGGACATTCCATAGACAGCAGCCTAGCCGCCCTGCGAATGTTCTACCGGCTGGGCGTGAGGTCCATGTCTCTGACGCACACGTGCAACACCCCCTG GGCAGAATCATCTTCACGCATCTATGAATTTTATCTGAGAAAAAACAATAGCCTAACACATTTTGGAAAG GAAGTGGTGTCGGAGATGAATCGGTTGGGGATGATCATCGACCTGTCCCACACCTCCTGGGATACAGCTGAGAATGTTCTGGAAGTCTCCACAGCCCCCGTCATCTTCAGCCACTCATCTGCCTTTGAAGTGTGCCAGCACCTGCGCAACGTTCCCGACTGGCTGCTTGGAATGCTG AAAGAAAACCATGGGATTATTATGGTCAACATGCACAGTGGGTTTGTGGCCTGTGGTAATAAGGGAAATATCTCCATCGTGGCTG aTCATTTTGATCACATCAGAAAAGTGGCAGGAGCTGAATCAATAGGAATCGGGGGGGATTACGATGGTGCTTCCAT ATTCCCTAATGGGTTGGAAGATGTCTCCAAGTATCCTGCCTTGATCCAGGAGCTTCTGCAGAGAAACTGGACCGAGGCTGAGGTGGCTGGGGTCCTGAGACTAAACTTCCTGAGGGTCTTTGAAGAGGTGGAGGAA GTACGAGACTCATTGAAAAGGATGAGACCGAATGAGGCTGAGATCCCTTTGTCGGAAGCAAACAACCCCTGTCGCCTGATTTTAAAAAGGCCCAAACTAAACCCGGTTACTAACCGGGCTTTTTCTCCAAGTGCCAGTGGTAGTTtgaatatacttgttttgaTCTTAGTGATGGTGTTTCACGAGTCCAGTCAGGCTCTTATGTGCTGTGGACTGTGA